A genomic stretch from Syntrophaceae bacterium includes:
- a CDS encoding FAD-dependent oxidoreductase, with translation MKFVKLSESVKIRRLTVPNRMVMPSMGMHFTDHYEFNRRYQDFYRARAEGGVGLMIVGPVAIDRVGGGPWMPGLFEDRQIEEFRPFLAELHRDTKSALGTQLFHAGRNATAPFFEGVPALAPSAVPSRLMKQVPRAMTAEDIETVKESFARSAVRAREAGFDFIEIIACTGYLISQFLSPVTNLRADAYGGSFENRMRFGLEVFRRVREAVGPDTALGIRVAGNDFMDGGCANREIALFCAEAEKAGIDAINVTGGWHETNVPQLTCHVPPGAYVYLARGVKDRVGIPVFASNRLGDPELAERVLRSGAADLVCLGRPLLADPDLPRKVLEGRTEEIVHCIACQNCFDSIATGGAVCCALNPLMGREGEFRLEKAAVPKRIFVAGGGPAGMEFAAVAAGRGHDVTLFEKEDRLGGQIELASAPPGKQAFGSVSLDREKRLKLVGVKIRRKSPLTMAKIRRGKPDVLVVATGAVPMEIRVPGIDRPHVVGAWDVLRGRIPDIGRRVVVVGGNAVGCETAEWIASQDIPDPETFTFLAYHGAENQEELQALLYRHRRQITVIDMVEKMAAGTGRASRWVLMKNLKLCGIELRPGVKLLEITDDAVIVETGGGKESIPADTVVMAVGSRPVDDLMRQDGINGLRVVTIGDAKAPRKIVDAIREGFEEAMKI, from the coding sequence ATGAAATTTGTCAAGTTATCGGAATCCGTCAAAATCCGCCGCCTGACCGTCCCGAACCGGATGGTCATGCCGTCCATGGGGATGCACTTTACGGATCACTATGAATTCAACCGGCGCTACCAGGACTTCTACCGGGCTCGCGCCGAAGGAGGCGTCGGGCTGATGATCGTCGGTCCCGTCGCCATTGACCGCGTCGGCGGGGGTCCCTGGATGCCGGGGCTGTTCGAGGACCGCCAGATCGAGGAGTTCCGGCCCTTCCTGGCGGAACTGCACCGGGACACGAAGAGCGCATTGGGAACCCAGCTTTTCCATGCGGGGCGCAACGCCACGGCCCCGTTTTTCGAGGGCGTACCCGCCCTGGCCCCCTCCGCCGTTCCCAGCCGCCTGATGAAGCAGGTGCCCCGGGCGATGACCGCGGAGGACATCGAGACCGTGAAGGAGTCCTTCGCCCGGAGCGCCGTCCGCGCCCGGGAGGCGGGATTCGATTTCATCGAGATCATCGCCTGCACGGGATACCTGATCAGCCAGTTCCTCTCCCCCGTCACGAACCTCCGGGCCGACGCCTACGGCGGGTCCTTCGAGAACCGGATGCGCTTCGGCCTGGAAGTGTTCCGGCGGGTCCGGGAGGCCGTCGGGCCCGACACGGCCCTGGGGATCCGCGTAGCCGGGAACGACTTCATGGACGGGGGCTGCGCGAACCGGGAGATCGCCCTGTTCTGTGCGGAGGCCGAGAAGGCGGGGATCGACGCGATCAACGTGACCGGCGGCTGGCACGAGACGAACGTGCCCCAGCTCACCTGCCACGTCCCGCCGGGGGCTTACGTCTACCTGGCCCGGGGGGTGAAAGATCGCGTGGGGATTCCCGTCTTCGCCTCGAACCGCCTGGGCGACCCGGAGCTGGCCGAGCGGGTCCTGCGGTCCGGCGCGGCGGACCTGGTCTGCCTGGGGCGGCCCCTGCTGGCGGACCCGGACCTGCCGCGGAAGGTCCTGGAGGGGCGGACGGAGGAGATCGTCCACTGCATCGCCTGCCAGAACTGCTTCGACAGCATCGCCACCGGCGGGGCGGTCTGCTGTGCCCTCAATCCGCTTATGGGGCGGGAAGGGGAGTTTCGTCTGGAAAAAGCGGCGGTCCCGAAAAGGATCTTTGTCGCCGGCGGCGGGCCGGCGGGGATGGAATTCGCGGCCGTCGCCGCCGGGCGTGGACACGACGTCACCCTCTTCGAGAAGGAGGACCGCCTGGGCGGGCAGATCGAGCTGGCATCGGCACCCCCGGGGAAGCAGGCCTTCGGGAGCGTGTCACTGGACCGCGAGAAGAGGCTGAAATTGGTGGGGGTCAAGATCCGGCGGAAGTCGCCGCTTACCATGGCGAAGATCCGCAGGGGAAAGCCCGATGTCCTGGTCGTGGCGACCGGGGCGGTTCCCATGGAGATCCGTGTTCCGGGGATCGACCGGCCCCACGTGGTCGGTGCCTGGGACGTGCTCCGGGGAAGGATTCCCGACATCGGACGGCGGGTGGTCGTGGTCGGCGGAAACGCCGTGGGGTGTGAAACCGCCGAGTGGATCGCCTCCCAGGATATCCCCGATCCGGAGACCTTCACCTTCCTGGCCTACCACGGGGCGGAGAATCAGGAGGAGCTGCAGGCGCTCCTGTACCGCCACCGCCGGCAAATCACCGTCATCGACATGGTGGAGAAGATGGCCGCGGGCACGGGACGCGCGTCCCGGTGGGTCCTGATGAAGAACCTGAAGCTCTGCGGGATCGAGCTCCGCCCGGGGGTGAAGCTCCTCGAGATTACAGACGACGCGGTGATCGTGGAGACGGGCGGCGGGAAGGAGAGCATCCCCGCGGACACCGTGGTCATGGCCGTCGGTTCGCGGCCGGTGGATGACCTGATGCGTCAGGATGGGATCAACGGGCTCCGAGTGGTCACCATCGGCGATGCGAAGGCCCCCCGTAAGATCGTCGATGCGATCCGCGAGGGCTTCGAGGAGGCCATGAAGATCTGA
- a CDS encoding YeeE/YedE family protein, translating to MNELLTGAVTGLLFGFIMQKAQVIRYDKQLGAMRLKDMTIVKFMLSAILVAMVGIYLLLDLGMAKLSIKTTILGANILGGLIFGIGWAIVGYCPTTGSAALGEGRYDSLFGLLGMVLGAGLYAEVFPFLKETVLTWGNFGKITIPSALGVNHWIVIIVLIAAFLGVFRLFERKGL from the coding sequence ATGAACGAACTGCTGACCGGAGCCGTTACGGGTCTCCTCTTCGGATTCATCATGCAGAAGGCCCAGGTCATCCGCTACGACAAACAGCTGGGGGCCATGCGTCTGAAGGACATGACCATCGTAAAGTTCATGCTGAGCGCCATCCTGGTAGCCATGGTGGGCATTTACCTGCTCCTGGATCTCGGGATGGCGAAACTCTCCATCAAAACGACGATCCTGGGGGCAAACATCCTCGGAGGGCTCATCTTCGGCATCGGCTGGGCCATCGTCGGCTATTGTCCCACCACCGGCTCGGCAGCCCTCGGCGAGGGGCGCTACGACAGCCTTTTCGGCCTGTTGGGAATGGTTCTCGGGGCGGGCCTCTACGCCGAGGTGTTCCCGTTTCTCAAGGAGACGGTCCTGACCTGGGGCAACTTCGGCAAGATCACGATCCCCTCTGCTCTCGGCGTCAACCACTGGATCGTCATCATCGTCCTGATCGCCGCCTTCCTCGGCGTCTTCCGCCTGTTCGAGAGGAAGGGACTCTGA
- a CDS encoding YeeE/YedE family protein has translation MNVLTQKTWSPYAAGAVAGLLLILSVFLTGKYFGASTTFVRIAGFVEQAAAPERVAGMEYFIKEKIKLDWQGMFVLGVLFGSLASASLSGERRAVPVPPMWEARFGPSRARRWTVAFFGGTVAMFGARLADGUPSGHGLSGLAQVAVSGYVSLICFFLAGIIVAGILYGGGDRR, from the coding sequence ATGAACGTACTGACGCAGAAGACATGGTCCCCCTATGCCGCCGGTGCCGTTGCCGGCCTGCTCCTGATCCTGTCCGTCTTCCTGACGGGAAAGTACTTCGGAGCCTCGACGACTTTCGTGCGCATCGCCGGTTTCGTCGAGCAGGCGGCGGCACCCGAAAGGGTGGCCGGCATGGAGTACTTCATCAAGGAGAAAATCAAACTGGACTGGCAGGGAATGTTCGTTCTCGGTGTTCTCTTCGGATCCCTGGCGTCGGCTTCCCTGTCGGGGGAACGGCGTGCCGTCCCGGTGCCGCCCATGTGGGAGGCCCGGTTCGGTCCTTCCCGCGCCCGGCGCTGGACAGTGGCCTTCTTCGGCGGGACGGTGGCGATGTTCGGGGCGCGCCTCGCGGACGGGTGACCCAGCGGCCACGGCCTGAGCGGTCTGGCTCAGGTAGCCGTCAGCGGTTACGTTTCCCTCATATGCTTCTTCCTGGCCGGCATCATCGTGGCCGGAATCCTGTACGGAGGAGGTGATCGGCGATGA
- a CDS encoding DNA adenine methylase — MVKSFLAYMGGKSLLAKKIIPRIPEHKCYVEVFAGAAWLLFEKNEDASDVEIINDINLDLVTLYRVVKHHLEEFIRYFKWILVARDEFQRFFKEAPETLTDIQRAVRFYYLLKLGYAARIKSPSFSIATTSKPRLNLLRIEEELSAVHLRLTRVYIENKPYADVITRFDKPDTFYYIDPPYYGCEDYYGKDIFFREDFLKLRDVLSDIRGKFIMSINDVDEIRELFRGYNIESVQTSYSAGGANHKKRVNELLIMNY, encoded by the coding sequence CTGGTGAAAAGTTTTTTGGCGTACATGGGTGGTAAGTCGTTATTGGCAAAAAAGATCATTCCGAGAATTCCGGAACACAAATGCTATGTTGAGGTATTTGCTGGTGCAGCATGGCTTCTGTTTGAAAAAAACGAAGATGCTTCTGATGTCGAGATCATCAATGACATAAATCTGGATTTGGTTACCCTATACAGGGTGGTCAAACACCACTTGGAAGAGTTTATACGGTACTTTAAATGGATATTGGTTGCGCGTGACGAGTTCCAGCGCTTTTTCAAAGAAGCGCCAGAAACGCTGACAGATATCCAGAGAGCTGTTCGCTTTTACTACCTCCTGAAGTTGGGCTATGCGGCCCGGATCAAATCTCCCTCGTTCTCCATTGCAACAACATCAAAACCGAGGCTTAACCTCTTGCGCATCGAGGAGGAATTGTCAGCGGTTCACCTTCGCTTAACAAGGGTATACATCGAGAACAAGCCTTATGCAGACGTAATCACACGCTTTGATAAACCTGACACCTTTTATTATATCGATCCACCGTATTATGGGTGTGAGGACTATTACGGAAAGGACATCTTCTTCCGGGAGGATTTTTTGAAGCTCAGAGACGTTTTATCCGACATCAGAGGTAAATTCATCATGTCGATCAATGACGTCGATGAGATCCGAGAATTATTTAGAGGCTACAATATCGAATCTGTTCAGACGTCATATTCGGCTGGAGGCGCCAATCATAAGAAGCGGGTGAATGAGCTCCTCATTATGAATTATTGA
- a CDS encoding phage tail tape measure protein translates to MGDTNAVLIHIRGDVADINAKLTDLKGRIEKVTSETQQMGAAAKEHFGQIPEMAGRASGYVKGLATNVIALAVAYKTVQIGKDIFEKGFRGVEEYSQTVASMAAMVATFTERQKGASLSDQWKEALSYSQAIVPILENIAAKTLLSGQETTALANAFARTGVFLDAGNAKQVESFTRISNALPLMTQGQEIMRQINTEIRALMTGQNEATSMMLQTLKAIDPEIEKHLKAWRAEGTVLENIGNLLEGFGPATALLENQWQAVKSTIDTTVTQTLRGGMFPVYEDIIKQTKDINSFLEEHKGSIQGGMKVGWITVKEIVGGVKEFLGGFGPMIKDITSGVGAVVSKWYVVFGVLRPIGELIGNQISLTYELVKMFGNAIVAAGALAAMQPEVAKVAWEEAKKSYTKVEQLSLRQTDIVTKGIDESIAKYEALAKKALEADAGPGSDAASKKFKAKPISGLTAEEKKAAKQAQREEEAILASLTEQNKTYYETVVKEAKSAAELKRKIGENELDVVIELYAKEQTALNDWYEKQADIINRTFKADRVKQEKLHALYLEYSKRWSENENTKAIAVENYAKKAISTTAALYKIIADYSDESVAAEIANLDEKYRELARYTKDSELLARARAVDEQIIFTNRDKTILSAQQSFYAEINKNASEATAAQIALWQLEADEYIKKTKDQSGAAAWLREKIRQQEEGKATDQASFYDQIPGYSEVAYQYRLDVIEKQAEKHREAGDDAAAVGAWVADQNRKAYLKMAETSDDWFVGIKAGWMEMQDEAGKTAGKVKDVFKNAMDGLSEQLTDLLVDGEADFQSFAKSILKQLLKIEIQALITGQATSSLGGGGGGSWITSAIGLIGSMFGGSSYNTGGETDPELLGGMAKGGVVSGGRITPFAKGGTIVFNPTFFPMANGTGLMGEAGPEAVLPLKRLSNGNLGVQATGSQHTSIGISVPVSVTGSDTSERIWKSPAFRNEVETLVAALVRKYANA, encoded by the coding sequence ATGGGTGATACAAACGCCGTACTTATCCATATCCGGGGCGACGTCGCGGACATCAACGCGAAGTTGACGGACCTCAAGGGCCGTATCGAGAAGGTCACGTCGGAAACCCAGCAGATGGGGGCGGCGGCGAAGGAGCATTTCGGGCAGATCCCCGAGATGGCCGGGAGAGCCTCTGGATACGTCAAGGGCCTGGCTACGAATGTGATCGCCCTGGCCGTCGCCTATAAGACCGTCCAGATCGGGAAGGACATCTTTGAAAAAGGCTTCCGGGGCGTTGAGGAATACAGCCAGACCGTAGCCTCGATGGCCGCGATGGTTGCCACGTTCACGGAAAGGCAGAAGGGAGCGAGCCTTTCCGATCAATGGAAAGAAGCCCTGTCCTATTCCCAGGCCATCGTTCCCATCCTGGAGAACATCGCGGCCAAGACCCTTCTCTCTGGCCAGGAAACAACGGCCCTGGCCAACGCCTTCGCCCGCACGGGCGTTTTCCTCGATGCCGGAAATGCAAAACAGGTCGAAAGCTTCACGCGGATCTCGAACGCACTGCCCCTGATGACCCAGGGCCAGGAGATCATGCGGCAAATCAATACCGAGATCCGCGCGCTCATGACAGGGCAAAATGAAGCCACGTCCATGATGCTGCAGACCCTCAAGGCGATTGATCCGGAGATTGAAAAGCATCTCAAGGCATGGCGCGCTGAGGGAACCGTCCTCGAAAACATCGGAAACTTGCTGGAAGGATTCGGCCCGGCAACGGCTCTCCTCGAAAATCAGTGGCAGGCCGTCAAGTCCACCATCGACACAACTGTTACGCAAACCCTCCGCGGCGGGATGTTCCCCGTCTATGAAGACATCATCAAGCAGACGAAGGATATCAATTCCTTCCTGGAGGAGCACAAGGGCTCGATCCAGGGAGGAATGAAGGTCGGATGGATCACCGTCAAGGAGATCGTCGGTGGCGTAAAAGAGTTCCTGGGCGGCTTCGGGCCGATGATCAAGGATATCACTTCCGGCGTGGGTGCTGTCGTTTCAAAATGGTACGTCGTCTTCGGTGTCCTCAGGCCGATCGGTGAATTGATCGGGAACCAGATCTCACTGACCTATGAACTCGTCAAGATGTTCGGAAATGCCATTGTTGCGGCCGGTGCCCTCGCGGCCATGCAGCCGGAAGTGGCCAAGGTCGCATGGGAAGAGGCGAAGAAGAGCTATACCAAGGTCGAGCAGCTGAGCCTGAGGCAGACGGACATCGTCACGAAAGGTATTGACGAATCGATCGCCAAGTATGAGGCTCTGGCGAAAAAGGCGCTGGAGGCCGATGCAGGACCGGGAAGTGATGCCGCATCGAAGAAATTCAAAGCGAAGCCAATCTCCGGGCTGACCGCCGAAGAGAAGAAGGCTGCAAAACAGGCCCAGAGGGAAGAAGAGGCCATCCTTGCGTCCCTCACGGAGCAGAATAAGACCTATTACGAGACGGTGGTCAAGGAGGCCAAGAGCGCGGCCGAGCTGAAGAGGAAAATCGGGGAGAACGAGCTCGACGTCGTGATTGAACTCTATGCGAAAGAGCAGACCGCCCTGAATGACTGGTATGAAAAGCAGGCCGATATCATCAACCGAACATTCAAGGCCGACCGGGTCAAGCAGGAAAAGCTGCATGCGCTGTACCTGGAATATTCCAAGAGGTGGAGCGAAAACGAGAACACAAAGGCAATCGCGGTTGAAAATTATGCGAAAAAGGCAATTTCAACCACGGCGGCACTTTACAAGATCATCGCCGATTATTCGGATGAGTCGGTCGCTGCAGAAATCGCCAACCTCGATGAAAAATACAGGGAGCTGGCGCGCTACACAAAAGACTCTGAATTGCTGGCCAGGGCGAGGGCCGTTGACGAGCAGATCATCTTTACCAATCGGGACAAGACAATACTCAGCGCCCAGCAATCATTCTATGCCGAGATTAACAAGAATGCATCGGAGGCGACGGCTGCACAAATCGCATTGTGGCAGCTGGAGGCAGATGAATACATCAAGAAGACGAAAGACCAGTCCGGGGCCGCCGCCTGGCTGAGGGAGAAGATCCGCCAGCAGGAAGAAGGCAAGGCAACGGACCAGGCTTCATTTTATGACCAGATCCCCGGTTACTCGGAGGTTGCCTATCAATACCGTCTCGATGTGATCGAAAAGCAGGCGGAAAAGCATCGGGAGGCCGGTGATGACGCCGCCGCCGTCGGTGCCTGGGTGGCCGACCAGAACAGGAAGGCCTATCTCAAGATGGCCGAGACGTCCGATGACTGGTTCGTCGGGATCAAGGCCGGCTGGATGGAAATGCAGGATGAAGCCGGGAAGACAGCCGGCAAGGTGAAGGATGTATTCAAGAATGCAATGGATGGGCTTTCCGAGCAGCTAACGGACCTCCTGGTTGACGGAGAGGCAGATTTTCAATCGTTCGCAAAGTCAATCCTCAAGCAGCTGCTGAAAATTGAAATCCAAGCCCTCATCACCGGGCAGGCTACTTCCTCCTTGGGTGGTGGAGGTGGTGGAAGCTGGATCACATCTGCCATCGGCTTGATCGGGTCGATGTTCGGCGGGTCTTCATACAATACGGGCGGGGAAACAGACCCGGAACTCCTCGGCGGTATGGCCAAGGGTGGAGTTGTTTCCGGCGGTAGAATCACCCCTTTTGCCAAGGGCGGCACTATCGTTTTCAACCCCACTTTCTTCCCAATGGCCAATGGAACGGGCCTCATGGGCGAGGCCGGGCCGGAGGCAGTCCTGCCCCTGAAAAGGCTCTCCAACGGCAACCTGGGCGTTCAGGCGACCGGCTCACAGCATACCTCCATTGGGATCAGCGTCCCGGTGTCGGTCACTGGCAGCGACACGTCTGAACGGATCTGGAAGTCACCCGCCTTCCGCAACGAAGTGGAAACCCTGGTGGCGGCCCTTGTGAGGAAATACGCCAATGCCTAA